GCAGTCAAAGTCTCGGATACGTTCTGAAATATACAGATAATTATGTAAAAGCTGTAATGGATATTCGGTGCATAACTACAAATGCTCTCTGATATGATTACAAAGGAAAAAATGGTAAAAGGCAGAATTttactctttttctctcttttctctttcactcacagATATTAGAGATGCATTACTGGCAGTAGCATGCATTTATACAAGGTtcactgtgtagatctgtgtttaAGTATCTAATCTGGAATGGATGGAATTCATACTGTATACATTGAacatataaactgtatataaagTCTAGTTGTTTATTTCAACCATATGCATCTTCTGCCAAGGTATTTCAATGTTTGAGTAAGTCATAATTCATAATTACATGCCCTGTTACTCTTCATAGCTGATGGCAGACATTTATATTCAAGCAGCATCTAAATTCAATTAGCATATAAGGCTGCTGAATCTGAAAATCAGCATAACTGCAACACTTTCCTGGTTTAAACCAGGAGTCCCTGTAAAACTGCTCTGTTCAAAGAAATGATATACATCATTTGGGGAATTCTTTTTCGCTCTATCACGAAGCAGACTGAACAAGAACAGTTCATGTCCTTCTTCATCACTTTCTGTAGTTGAAATACATGTGTGGGAGTTTATGGGGCATGCAAAGGGATGTCATCCTGTGTAGGTGGTGCTACTATAGACCATTAAAACAAGCTATTTGTTTGCTGTGTCTGCAACAACAAAGGGCCAAAGTGGTCTAATTACCATAGTGAATACATGATTACTAAATACACACTGTTTTCATTGATCAAGAATGACACTACATCTGATTTGCTAGCTGGTTTTGCTCAGTGAACACCTAAACAATGTATAGATACTGCTCTAAAATGTTGTTTCCTAAATTTGCCTTTTGGAGCTAAATTCATGGAAAAATCTGATAATCAACCACATATGTGCATATATCAAAAGTGATCTGGCttaaaggtttgtggacacctgatcatcacacccatgtgtGAGCTTTCCCCCAAACTATTGGAACTAATTAAGAAAAAACAAGTGTACTGGATGTCTTTGTATACTGCAAAACTAAACATTTcattcactggaattaaggaaCCTAGCTCAAACTTATTTCAGTGTAACAATGcgactgtgcacaaagcaagaagCTTTGCaaacagctctgacctcaaACCAACTGAACACGTTTCAGGTTAATTGAAATGCAGCCTGTGTCTCAGGCatctgacatcagtgcctgaccacacTAATGCTCTGGTAGCTGAATGGGCAAGTCCACACAGCCAAGGTCCACTATctagtggaggttattataactgCAAAGAGGGCACTCAATACAATGTGATGCTCAAAAAGCACATGTTGTGTTATGGTTAAATGTCCACAAagcatttggccatatagtgtacaacTACTTCAAGATTGCAAGCATAGTCTATATCAGGGGTGTACAAAGTCCAGCCCCAGGGCCAGATGCAGCTCGTGGACTGACGTTAACTGGCTTTTATTATATTAGAATGTATGATGGGTAGTCTCCTGTGCAACATGCTGTACTTTTTACTTTCACCTGACAGTGGCAGCCGACTGTGTTAAAACAGTTAGCTGAAATTCACATGCCTTTTTTCTCCGAATAAACCTTGAAATTAATTCACAGAATGATTTTCTCTTCCCTTGCTCTACATGCTAGGTTTTACAAAGATGACAACATCCTTTTAATACTCAGGCTGTGTAATCACATCTGCCACACTCATAATCACAATAAAGAACAAATTGTTAAGGGGTCCATAGTGGCCaatattagcattttttttaattttatcttCCAATTCCTCCATAGTATGACATCATACCACCCACGCTCACCAGGGTTCTACAGTTTTGATGTAATGGGACCACTGTTGGGAGCACTGCAGAACCCTGGCATGTATGAGTGGGAAGGAGGACTCAGGAGACAGGCAAGTTTTTACAAAGCtttatgtttcttttattttttaatctctttGCATTTgatttttgtgcttttattgtttttgcactatGCACATGCACAACACATGGAATGTGTTCAGCTCAACTATCTCTTTCGGTGCATGGCATTCCCTAAAAGACAAATAAgccaaacataaataaattcacCATGATCACACAAAGATGAGAATCATCACACCCTATGCAGCTGATGTTTGACCAGGGTCTTggtgttatacacacacacttcagaatgCCTAAATGTCTAAATGCCTATATATCAAATTTCCAATTATCAAATTATCTACAGTCATGatgtttgaaagaaagaaaatcctaCATAATGTGAAGATAATTTTATACTCTCAGAGTGTGGAAgaaaatttgtaaaaatgtaagTAATGGAAATTCAGACTGTAAAAACTAATGCTTTGTATGTTGACTGATAGGATGTTCTAACTGGGGTGTTTGAAAACCCACAAGAAAGCTGCCTATTTGCATTTCTTTCACTATGCACAGTTTTGAACAAAAGAAGATAACCAAGATTATTCTTCTGCCATTCAAATACCATGTGATAGAAAAAAAGCCATTGTGAAATACTAATGTTTACTTGCAAAAGAATGTTACTATTCTAGGCAGGATGACAGTATTTGCTCATTTCACATTTGCATCATCCTGGGAATCATCCAAGCTGCTTAGTAGGAAGCCTGAAGCTTTCATATCAGTTTCATTCAAATCGGTCTTTCAAGCATGATGAATTTAATTCAGTTATTTCAAATTAGCTTCAGGTCCTAGTGaatctattttaataaaaaaaatgttttaatttaatcacACTTACCATACACAACATGTCTAATCTTTTTATATTTCAGTCaaattttttattgtattatttgaAATACTAGTGAAAAAACTCACATGCAGCTAGAGCTCTTAAATACTAAACGTAGTTTGTGACCAATTATTCTACAGGCACAATATTGTGAAAAATTCAGGAACTTACagcttcttcctcctctctcatGGCAGGCATGGTGCTTATGGACAGATTAATGGCTGTAATGGTGACAAAGAGCACTGAGAGGCAAGCGAAGATCTTTCCAGGAAGACCAGAGTGTGGCCGTTCCACCATGTCCCTCAGCTTGACCATGCAGCGGCCCAGTCGAGATTCTTGATCCAGGCCTCCCTCCCTACCACCTTTGTCACtctcatcatcttcctcttcctcatcttcctcgGCCACCCTCTCAAGCTCATCACGCTCCTCTATGCGCTGAATCAGGCGCCTTCTGCAGCACCACTCCAGCTTTTCCTCTGGGACACCCCAGTACAGCAGTTCTTCTTGGAAGGACAGAGCACAAGTGTCCCTCAAAGCACGCAGCTTGCCAGCACGCAGGAATGCCAAGATGGCTCTGAAAGCACACGGGCTCCGGTCAAAGAAGAACTCATTGCGAGCTACATCATAatcatcgcacacacacatgatctcATCAAAGCTTGTACACAGACGCAGACGGCCTAGCCGTGACAGCGGGAAGTCATCCAACGTGCTCCATGGCAACTGGTAACGCAGGCCACCCACATTGATGATGGCATGCAAACGTTGGGTGCCAGGCAAGAGGCTGGCATCCGAATCAGGATCCTTAGCAAGACACCGGGCTCGTTTGTAATAAACACCCTTAAGGGCCTCGCTATCCTGGATGGGTGGTGGGTTCAGTGAGGTGTCTGAGATGCAGCTTAAGGCACTGTAGTCATAGTCAGAGCCATCGCCAGCCAGTAAAGTCATCTTTCACCCAGACACCTCCAATGTCACAGTGCCTCACATGCCTGGAGGGCAGCAGTTATTCACTGGCTTTCACCTACACAACGGAATGATGAACAAGTGAATTAGTATACAAGCCAAATGCATATAGCCAGATCCAAAATTAGTGGTACCCATCAAAGAATGAGTAAAAACTGATTATATAACGTAAAAATTTCTAAACTTTCTCTCAAAAATATATGGCAACattaaatcaaaatattaaaaacaaataaaatctaatattttaaaaattaatacattatattgctctcgttcttcagaaaaaaatgttttgtcttTGAACAGCAATGCTATTACATTTTTATCCAGCAAGAAATGGCTTTTATCACCTGGTTGTTGTGAAGATTGATAGCATCAATATTTTAGCCCAGACCCTGGCCACAGGAATAAAGATCTTATCCAGTCACCATAGATTAATCAATGAGCAAGATAATGAGTTTAAATTGGAGTATATCAAAATCAACACAGAAGTATTTGCGGGGACACAAAATCAATGTCATAATCAAGGAGCTGTCTCTATATACAAACATATGTTGCTTATGGAcatgaaatcaaaataaaatgatgtcaGTGGCTGTTCAGCAGTAACAGAGTTAAATAGTACCAGGTAGTGCCTCTTATCAGATACAGACAGAATGAACCTAATGCACACTTTAAACAGACATGGCTAGATGCACAGTATACGACTAGAATATCTTCACTGCAAAGAACATTACACTAACTCATATAAATAGAGTAATCTAGAGTAATATCTATCTAGGGCCATTTTAACCATGCTGCCCTTACTTCCCTAATTTCATTTTGATAATTTCATTTTACCATTCAGATATTTATTCAATTCAAGTGTTGTCATGCTGCATAGTACATAGgctatgaaaacaaacaaacaaaaaaactgacaaATACCCTGAATTTGTAAtaatgaaatttaaatatttttatattactttataGCTGAAAGTTTTTGGAGAACTGACCATCATACCCTTATATCAGCCTTCCCCACATGTCACAAAGGTTGaaacacaattgtatagaatgctcagccctgacccgtcaaggcatggacttcactagatACCTGgcgtgctgtggtatctggcaccaagatgttagcagcagatcctttaagtcctgtaagttactgtaagatacttacaggacttaaaggacttacaggacttaaaggatacttttgatagatgctgaccactgcaccctacaacaccctacaagagctgcagttggagatgctctgatccagtcgtctaaccatcacaatctggcccttgttgaactcactcaaatccttacacttgctcattttttctgcttctaacacatcaactttgaggacaaaatgtttacttgctgcctaatatatcccacccattaacaggtGATTTGATGAGGagttaatcagtgttattcgcCTAACTTGTCAGTGTTCCTAATGTCTGAtaggtgtatgtatgctgtagATTGCCTGCTCCAtaatgacaatgcccctgtgtacAAAGCGTGgaccatgaagacatgatttgcCAAGGTTGACTttctcacctgacatcagtggtTAGATATTGTATTCTAAGCTTCTAAGCTTGACTGTCTGTGCCTATCCCTGGGTAGTCTGGTTACTTCTTTTCAATTTGATTTTTGAGTTTGGTTTACAGCATGTACACATTCTCCTCAAGCTTGGATTGGATTTCTTCAGTTTATCTGGTTTCCTCTATCTGTCCAAGAAACTTgcaagcaggcagacagacatgtgctaaactgtatgaatgagtgtgtgtgtgtgtgtgtgtggtggactGTGGGGGACTGTTGCTAAATTACTGATATGTGCTCCGGATCCAgtgtgaccctgaccagtatAAAGAAGTTACTGTGTTAAGGTGAATGCATGAATAAATGTGAATCTGAATTAGAACTAGCAGATAATTAGAATGTAGAtgcttaatttaaaaaaacaaacaaaccttgATCTTTAAAATGTGAGTCTctgaacatgaaaataaattacattttcaa
The DNA window shown above is from Hemibagrus wyckioides isolate EC202008001 linkage group LG15, SWU_Hwy_1.0, whole genome shotgun sequence and carries:
- the kcng1 gene encoding potassium voltage-gated channel subfamily G member 1 isoform X1; amino-acid sequence: MTLLAGDGSDYDYSALSCISDTSLNPPPIQDSEALKGVYYKRARCLAKDPDSDASLLPGTQRLHAIINVGGLRYQLPWSTLDDFPLSRLGRLRLCTSFDEIMCVCDDYDVARNEFFFDRSPCAFRAILAFLRAGKLRALRDTCALSFQEELLYWGVPEEKLEWCCRRRLIQRIEERDELERVAEEDEEEEDDESDKGGREGGLDQESRLGRCMVKLRDMVERPHSGLPGKIFACLSVLFVTITAINLSISTMPAMREEEEAGKCSQMCYNIFIVETVCVAWFSLEFTLRFIQDRSKLAFLRRPLNLIDVVAILPYYITLAVDGTSTGSGNSYLDKVGLVLRVLRALRILYVMRLARHSLGLQTLGLTARRCTREFGLLLLFLCVAIALFSPLLYLIENEVAATQEFSSIPATYWWAVITMTTVGYGDMVPRSIPGQVVALSSILSGILLMAFPVTSIFHTFSRSYVELKQEQQRLLQRRTHFLLRGRVPGLGSNASLESDVLFPSASSDPRDLDD